The nucleotide window CGCCGAACATGACACGCCTAGCATGGCCCGGGTAGCTTTTTTTAATTTGAACCAGCGCCATGCGGTAGCTGCACCCTTCCGGCGGTAAGTAGAAATCTGTGATTTCTGTAAATTGTTTTTGCAGCAAAGGCACCAGCACTTCATTGAGAGCGACCCCGAGTATCGCGGGTTCATCCGGTGGTTTGCCGGTATACGTAGAATGGTACAACGCCTGCCGCCGCATGGTGATGCGCTCGATTGTAAGCACCGGGAATAAAGCCTTTTCATTGTAATAGCCGGTGTGATCACCAAAAGGACCTTCGAGCGCGTGCTCATAGCTCGCCGGGCCGGGCGCAGTTGCATCTGCTGTGGGATAGATAAAGCCTTCTAGCACAATTTCGGCGCGCGCGGGTATGCGTAGTGCGCTTAAGCCAGGCGTTATGCACTTGGCTAATTCAGTGCGCCCGCCTCGTAGCAAACCCGCAAACTGGTATTCAGAAAGGGTATCTGGCACAGGAGTTACAGCGCCAAGCAAAGTCGCTGGGTCAGCGCCTAGCGCGACGGCGACGGGATAAGGCTGGCCCGGAAAGGCCAGAGCGAATTCCCGAAAATCCAGCGCCCCGCCCCGATGCGCAAGCCAGCGCATGATCACCTGGTTGCGCCCAATGACTTGCTGGCGGTAAATGCCGAGATTCTGTCGGGCTTTATTAGGTCCACGCGTTACGGTGAGGCCCCAAGTAATGAGTGGACCGGCGTCGTCCGGCCAGCAGGTCTGGATCGGGAGTTGAGTCAAGTCAACGTCGTTGCCTTCCCACACAATTTCTTGGCAGGGGGGCGCGCTAATGGTTTTGGGCGCCATATCCCATACGGCTTTAACCAGCGTTAATAGCTTGCCGGCGTCTTTAAGCCGTTGGGGCGGGGTAGGTTCCTTTAGCGCGCATAGTAAATGACCAATCTCGCGTAGCGAGGCGAGCGCATCAGTCTCTGTCTGCGCTGCGTCGATACCCATACCCAGCGCAATGCGTCGCGTGGTACCGAATAAATTACCCAGGACTGGCATGGTATAGCCAGTTGGTTTTTCAAAGAGTAAAGCAGGGCCGCCGGCGCGCAGCACCCGATCGCATAACGCTGTCATTTCAAGGGCCGGAGAAATGGGGGCGCTTACGCGGCGTAGCTCGCCAAGCGCTTCGAGTTGATGGGCAAAATCGCGCAGGTCTTTATATTTCATCGTGTCATTTTAACCTGCCCTAGCCCCAAGTATTCGCTAGGCGTGTCCTCAATTAAAAAATTGTGTTAGAAAAAACTGGCTTATCGAACAAAATGAGAGAAAAAGCCAGTGAATCGTCGTTATGGGCTACGAGATGACCAATGGGAGCGTATAAAAGAGCTATTGCCAGGCCGTATAGTTGTCTTAGCCGATACGCTCTTTTTAAAATCGCCGCAGCGTATCGCTGCTTTGATGATGGTAATGATTTTATGCCTGATGGTATACAACCTTACACAATTTCAGATACGCGCTAAACTCGGGGACTGTGCTGACACATTGCCAAATCAACTGGGTAAACCCACTAGCACACCCACCTTGCGATGGATATTCCAGTTAATGGAGGGCATTGCGTTGGTACGCATCTTCAATCATCAACACGCGCTCATCCATGAGGCCGTCTCAAACCTCAACGATATCAGAATTAAGATCATTCGATTGTTCGGGCATACCGCTTGCAAACCGGGTGCCTTCCATCAACTGGAATATCCAGCACAAGGATCCTTTGCGAAAGTCGCAAATCACCAAACCAGGATGATCTAGCGCCTGTGCTGAATGCACTAGGCATGACGGTAGCCGGATATTCAGTTACCTGAAATATTAGTAAAATGTCAGATTAAGTCTTAACTTCTACATATTTACTACTCCACAATTCCCCTCGCAAATCCATAAAAGGAAGATTCATTACCATCATTATCTTTTTGGGCATATGCTTTAAAAGCATCTCGAATATCTTTTGGCAAAGAATCTTTAATGCTTATTAGGGCCCTAAAAATATGATGTCTTAAAAATCCTATGCTATCTGTAAACTCCACTTTTTCATTAATGTGAAGGCCCCGTTCATTTATGGGCTCAAACCCATCTTCTGCTAGGGCAACGTTTAAAATACGCATTAGAAGGATTATGTTTCCTTTTACCCATTCTTTATCCATCCTTAAATATTCAATTATAGTGGACATCATAGAAGCACTCCAGACCCCGTTTCCCCCTTCTCTCTCTAAAAGCTGTATCAGGAAATTTCTTAGTCCTTCTTCATTTATTATGTCTTCTTTTTTTCTCTTGTTTTTATCTGTTATATTCTTTACTAAACGCTCTACTATTCTGCAGCTTATGTAGTGAGATCTTCTTTTATCCTCTTCAGGAAAAACGCTCAGTTTATCTACAAGATCGAACAGAATTTTAAATTCCTGTGCATGTATAGACCCACTAAGTGCGATACGGATCGCCGTAGGAAAATACTCTTCTCCAGGATTTTCTTCATCATACGCTCTGTAATTCTTAAGCCTTGCAAAGATTTCTGCAATATCCTTTTCTGCCTGATCCCCAAACGGTCTTACGTTAATGTATTTTTCTATTCTTCCAAAAGCTTTTTCTTTCTCATTATTTACCGCTTCTGGGTTAGAGTTTGCAATAAATGTAGAAAGAAATTTTTTGGCTTCCCTTAATTCTCTCCTCTTTGTTGCTAAATCTTTCTGTTCATCTATTGTAGAGGCCCTATCAAACCTCACTTTATTAAGAAATGCTAGTATTGTGGAGGCACTTTCCTTATCCATAGGAGTTGCTTCAGGACTCGTAAGCTTTAAAAAAACCTTCCTGGCTTCCGTCCGCTGCTCCATTATATCTCTTTCTGCTACTTCTTGAAACCTTATTATATTAAGGCATTTTTCTATTGTTCTGAAAGCTTCTCCTTTTTCCTTATTTACCGTTTCTTGGTCAGAGTTTAAAATAATCCTGGAAAGGAAGTCTTTGGTTTCCTTTAACTCTCTCTTCTTTGCTGTTTCATATTCAATGGACGAATAAGAACTTACGTTAACTGTATTAAGTGCTGCTAATATTGCAGTAGCACTTTTCTTATCCACAGAAGTTGCTTCAGAATTCATAAGCTTTAAAAAAGCTTTCCTAGCTTCCGCCTGCTGATCTATTGCTTCCTTTAAGATTTCATTTTTGATTATTTTTATTTCTACCCCTCGAACAGTAAACGTATATGAATCTTGGGTGTGAGGGGCAAGGGACGTAGGCACTGTTTGTTTAGAATCGCTCAGATCATCTTTCAAATGAAGTTGCGGTACATCTTCTGATTCTAACTTTATATTTATACGCCCTTGATTAAACTGAAAGTACGATATATTTTCTTGCTCTCGCTTTATACGTACTGAGCGCGACTCTGAATCTAGATGAGCGCTCTTTCGTTTGGCTTCGGAAGAAACAAGTTCCGTGGGCTGCGACGCATCTTCTGGCTCTTGCTTTATTGTATTGGTCCTCACTTGATTAGCAGTAGAGGAGACTGGAAGCGAAACGTTGCTATTGATAGGGTTGATTGGCATATTTTTCCTTTGCGATGGGTTTTTTCACAGCCGTTAGAGTCTATGTATGAATTTTCTTGTTAAACAGAGACCATATGGGCGAGATAGGCTAAGGGACTTAATAAATTATACTGTTTCTGAGTAAAATGTGCGATTTACAGACATCGTTTCACTTTTCTGCAAACCGTTTTTAATGTTTTTTATAGTAAAAAAGAGTGAGATGATTGGTTCAGTAGGGGTGATGTGGGCGACGGCTCATTGAATTTAAGCCCATTTCGCCCGCTTGTGACTAAAGCGCGTATGGATCACTTTCCAGTGTCCATAATCAGCGAGAATATCTCGCCAAGGTATTCCCGCCCGATAGCGATACAGCACCGCATCGACAAATAGCCTATTGTCTTTTGGCGCTTGCCCCAACATGCCCTAAGGCGCTGAAAATTAAATAGACTCATTGTGGAAGAAAAAAGACAGGCGGAGGAGCGAAACCAAGCCAAGAGAAACGCAGGTCATTTATTCAAAAACTCTCTTTTTATTACCAAAAGTAATAGATATGTCTTTGAATAAGATTGACTGGCCATAAAAGCCTGCTAAAATTTTCTACATGAATGCTCATTTACCTCCTCCTTCTAACCAACCGACCCTTAGAGCTCCGTTCGCCGCGGCCTTTATAAAGGGGCTACGGGTATGTTATGGATGCTGCTGTCGCTTGGGGCGGAAATGGGCTTTCCAATTAGGGTTGTGGGGCATGCAGGCGGGGCGCCTGTTATATGCGAAATTTTCGCCTCTGGCGGAAAGAGGCGTTTTAAGATTGATGTCTGTGCCTGCGGTGCGCGCAACCCTGCATCATAGCGCCCAAATCAGCCGTTACTTTGCTTATTTAGTCTGTTTTATCGTAATCTCGGGTCTCATCTTAGGTTGGTTGTCGCCTGCTTTGCGGCAAGCGTTCATGGTGCGGCTCGCGCCGCCGGTGTCTGAGATTTCTCAGCCAGCAAGGAGCGTGCTTGAAGTAAAAAAACTGGCCAAGGCAATGCCGCTTTCTGCATTTGAAGCACGCGTACGCAAAATCACTTCTGCCCGTATTGCGCCTGACGCGCGTGATGAGCGAGCCTTGGCTTCAGTAGAAGAACGGAAGTGGGTAGTTGATTATCTGGCGCGTCGTTATCGTGTCGCGCGCGAGCCGCTCAACAAGCTCGTAAAAGAAGCCTTTATTACGGGCCGAGAATTTGGCCTTGATCCTTTGCTACTCTTGTCCGTCATTGCAATTGAATCTAGATTTAATCCCTATGCGGAAAGTGGCGTGGGCGCACAAGGGTTGATGCAGGTTATGTCTAAGTTACATGCGGATAAATTCGAGCATTTTGGCGGGGTTGCGGCGGCTTTTGACCCACTGGCTAATCTTAAGGTCGGCGCTCTGATTTTAAAAGATTGTATTGTAAGGGGTGGGTCGCTGGCCCAAGGACTGCGCTTATATGTTGGCGCTACTTCAAAATATGATGGTATTTATGGCGCAAAGGTCCAAGCCGAGCGCGAGCGTTTACGCAATGTTGCGCAAGGGCACGATATCTCTATTCATCTTCCGCAAAAGCCTAGCCGTTCAATAATTCAGGCATATAATAAAACGCCCAGAGGCACTGCACTGTCGCGTCCCAAAAGACCGCTTGTGGCAACGGCTTATGCTGCGTCTAAAAATTCCAAGAAAGTTGCCACCGCAACGGCCTCTCAGCCCCCTAAGATCTTGATTGCCCCAGCCTCACGGGCGGCGCAGCTCGAGCTGGGGGGGAACCATCAGAAAGTGGATGGCAGAGGGGAGTCTGCTGAGTTGGGCGTATAGCAGAAAAATCTTAACGCTATTAAGTTAGCGGCCCGCCTGTTTTATTTCAACCGCGCGTAGCTGTGCGGCGAGTTGATCAAGCACCCCATTTACATATTTATAGCCATCCGTGCCACCAAAAGTTTTTGTCACTTCGACCGCTTCATTAATGACCACACGGTATGGAATTTCAATATGATGCGTCAGTTCATATGCGCCGATTAGCAAGACGGCGTGCTCGATTGGAGATAATTCCGCGCTTGGCCGGTCGATACAGGGTGTTAACTGTGTATCCAGGGTTTTAGCATCGCGGATTACCCCTTGCAATAGCGTATCGAAATGCTCCCGATCCGCTTTGCCAAACCCTGGGGCAGATTGTAACTGGGTGACAATAGCGACAGCGTCAGCTCCAGTTAGCAGCCACTGATATAGACCTTGTACCGCAAATTCTCGGGAACGGCGACGGGCACTCTTCATTGGAAGTCTTCCTCGTCTTCCTCTCCTTCTTCGGGGATTAAAGAAAGATCAATCGCAGTCGATAAATTCGCCATTTCGACGGCAACGCGCGCCACATCACGGCCTTTTTCCGCAATACGGGCGATCGCTTGTTCTTCCGTATCGGTCGTGAGCACTCCGTTCGCAATTGGAACTTGAAATTCGAGGGCAACTTGCTGAATGCCTGCACTGCTCTGATTTGAAACAACTTCAAAGTGATAAGTTTCACCACGAATGACGGTGCCAAGAGCGATGAATGCGTCAAACTCGCCACTGACGGCGAGTTTTTGCAGGGCGTATGGAATTTCAAGTGCGCCGGGAACGGTAATGCATAGCACATTCTCACTCTCTACCCCCAGCCGTTCAAGCTCTTCAAGGCAGGCATCCGTTAGGCTATTGCCAACCGCTTCGTTAAAGCGCGACTGCACGATGCCAATAGAAAGGTCATTACCGTCGAGATCGGGTTGATATTGGTTGATTTCCATAATTTCGGTTTATAAAAATAGTAGTGTATGAAGCCTAGAGAGCGTCTCAATAGACAATCGCTTTTACTGTACAGCAGTTACCCCTGGCATTGGAGCAAAACCTGTCACCTCTAAGCCGTAGCAAGACATAGCGTGCAGTTTGCGCGGGCTCGAAAGCACATGCATTTTACCCACGTTTAAATCATGCAAGATTTGCGCCCCAACACCATAAGTTTTGAAATCTGCGGGGCGATGCTTAAGCTGTGCCGCTTTTTCTGGTTGATTGCATGCTTCAAACGCATTAAATAAGTACTCTTTTGAGTCGCTACAGTTCATCAATACAATGACACCGCATTCATTGGCTGCGACTTCTTGCAAGGCGGCATGCAGGGTCCAAGAGTGGGTGGCGGCATCGATTTCAAGCAAATCCAATACGGACATAGGCTCATGCACGCGCACGAAAGTTGTGCGGTCAGGCTGAGGGGCGCCATGCACCAGTGCGATATGCGGCGCTCCGTTGGATTTGTCTCGATAAATAACCGCCTGAAATACCCCGTACGGAGTATGCATGGGACGTTCGGCCACACGTTCAATGATCGATTCAGTCAGGCTGCGATATTGAATCAAATCTGCGATAGTGCCGATTTTAAGGGCGTGTTTAGTTGCAAAATCAATCAGATCAGGCAAACGTGCCATGCTGCCATCGTCATTAATCACTTCACAAATGACCGCGGCCGGCGTAAGGCCTGCTAGTCGGGTGAGGTCGCAGCCCGCTTCAGTGTGGCCGGCGCGCACGAGCACACCGCCAGGCTGCGCCGCCACCGGGAAAATATGGCCTGGCTGTACAATATCTGTTGCCCGCGCATGGCGCGCTACTGCAGCTTGCACGGTGCGTGCGCGGTCTGCTGGGGAAACGCCAGTGGTGACGCCCTGCGCGGCTTCAATGCTAACGGTGAAGGCGGTATTATATTGCGTCCCATTATTGGGGGTCATCAGTGGTAAATTGAGCCGCTCGCAATGCTCTTGCGTAAGCGTTAGGCAGACTAGACCCCGCGCAAAGCGGATCATAAAATTAATGGCTTCGGGGGTTACAAAATCTGCCGCGAGCATTAGATCGCCTTCATTCTCACGATCCTCTTCATCAACCAGAATCACCATCCGACCCGCTTTAAGCTCGGCAATAATTTCTTGAGTAGAAGCAATGGACATAATGATGGGCAAACGTAAAGTATGAATTTTACGCTATTGGCGTCAAAAGAGATATTACTGTTGTCTCTAGTAATGTTTTAGCTTAGGGTGCGGAGGTTTTTGAGAAACTCAAAATACGCTCAACATAACGGGCGATTAAATCGATCTCAAGATTGACGCGGGTGCCCACTTTGAGTTGCTTTAACGTGGTAACCGAGAGGGTATGCGCGATCAGGTTGATTGAAAACTCACAGCCGTCAGCCAAATCTTGAACCTTGTTAATCGTTAAGCTTACGCCGTTTACGGTGACCGAACCTTTATAGGCAAGGTAGCGGCCTAGCGCGTGGGGCGCAAGCACACGCAGTTCATAGGATTCGCCAGCTGGCGCAAAGTGAGTGACAGCGCCGACCCCATCGATGTGCCCCGCTACTAAATGTCCGCCAAGACGATCATGAGCGTGCAACGCTTTTTCAAGATTGACTGCGCCGGGTGTATCGAGTCCGGCGGTACGCACGAGGCTTTCGCGAGATACGTCAACGATAAAATGCTGGCAGCCGTTGGCTGCATGATGTTTTGTGACAACGGTCATGCACGCTCCTTGAAGCGCGATGCTGTCCCCTGGAGAAACATCGTCAAGGCTGAGGGTGCCTGGATTGACCGCGAGTCGTACACCAGCGGCGCTGTCGCCAAGCGGGCTGACCGTTTCAATTTGACCAATTGCAGCGACTATGCCTGTAAACATTGGATTCAATTTTCTGGAAATAAAAAAGTTAAGCGGTATCGATAGCGCAAGCGTGCTCGGTTTTATCGTCTAGTACGCTAATGCGCGCCAGAATGCGTAGATCGCGGCCAACGCGCTCAACCGATTGAAATGAAAGTGTGACGCGTTGCGCTAACGTGGCGGGTGCGACAAGTTTGAACATACCCTGCGCATCGCATAATAAACTGGGCGCTAAATAGATGAGCAGTTCATCAATACAATGCTGCTGTAATAGCGCACCATTTAGACCTTGGCCAGCTTCAACCTGTAATTCATTGATGCCACGTTCGCTTAGCAAGTGCAGCAACGCAGGCAGATCTACTTGAGCCGAAGCATGGCCGGCAAGTGGAATGACTTCAGCGCCGCGCGCCCGCAATGCGTGCGCTTTTTGCATCTGCGTAGCGTTGAGCGAGGCGCAGACAATCAGTAGCGGAGCATGGCCATTTAATAAATGGGCGTTGAGCGGTACCTCAAGCCGGCTATCGACTAATACCCGTAGTGGTTGCCTTGGTGTATCAATTTCACGTACGGTTAATTGCGGATTATCCGCGCGTACGGTCCCAATGCCCGTCAAGATGGCACAGGCCCGAGCGCGCCAGAGATGGCTATCCGCGCGCGCTGCGGGGCTTGTAATCCATTGACTTTCTCCGCTGGGTAAGGCGGTCCGACCGTCTAAGCTGGCGGCAATTTTGACGCGGACCCATGGTCGGTGGCGGGTCATGCGTGACATAAAGCCTAGATTAAGCTCATATGCTTCATGCGCGAGCAAGCCGCAACGCACATTGATTTGAGCTGCGCGTAGTAAAGCTAAACCTTGACCTGAAACTTGCGGGTTTGGATCTTCCCGCGCGCAAATGACTTCGGCGATTTGCGCTTCAATGAAGGCTTTTGCACAGGGCGGAGTGCGGCCGAAGTGGCTGCATGGCTCTAATGAAACATAGGCGGTAGCGCCGCTTGGGTCATGTCCGCGCGTGCGCGCATCGTGTAATGCCTGGATTTCCGCGTGGTTTCCCCCCGCCGGTTGTGTAAATCCCTCGCCAATCACTGCACCGTCTTTTACCAGCACACACCCAACGCGCGGATTGGGGGTTGTCGTGTACATGCCGCGTGCAGCAAGCGCCAAAGCGCGCTGCATATAAATGAAGTCAGCGTTAGAAAACATGAACGCTAGCCATTTAAGGCGGAGAAGGCCGTGTGTGCTGCTGTAAGCGTTGCATCAATCACGGCAGCATCATGGGTAATGGAGACGAAACCTGCTTCATAGGCGGAAGGGGCGAAATAAAACCCAGCCGCGAGCATATGATGGAAAAAAGCCTTGAAATGCTCTAGATTGCACTCTGCAACCTCGGCCAAACAGGTGGGTGGGCAAGCCGCAAAATATAAGCCAAACATCCCGCCTATATGATCGGTGGAGAAGGCAATGCCTGCGGCGTGAGCGGCCTGTGTGAGGCCCTCCGTTAGACGCGCGGTTTGAGTCTCTAGTTGCGCATAAAAGTTAGGCTCTTGCAAGCGCTTTAGGGTGGCGAGTCCGGCGGCGACAGCAAGCGGGTTGCCGGCTAGCGTACCCGCTTGATAAACCGCGCCCAGCGGGGCCAAATGCGCCATAATATCGCGGCGCCC belongs to Mycoavidus sp. B2-EB and includes:
- the ribH gene encoding 6,7-dimethyl-8-ribityllumazine synthase, with amino-acid sequence MEINQYQPDLDGNDLSIGIVQSRFNEAVGNSLTDACLEELERLGVESENVLCITVPGALEIPYALQKLAVSGEFDAFIALGTVIRGETYHFEVVSNQSSAGIQQVALEFQVPIANGVLTTDTEEQAIARIAEKGRDVARVAVEMANLSTAIDLSLIPEEGEEDEEDFQ
- the ribD gene encoding bifunctional diaminohydroxyphosphoribosylaminopyrimidine deaminase/5-amino-6-(5-phosphoribosylamino)uracil reductase RibD codes for the protein MFSNADFIYMQRALALAARGMYTTTPNPRVGCVLVKDGAVIGEGFTQPAGGNHAEIQALHDARTRGHDPSGATAYVSLEPCSHFGRTPPCAKAFIEAQIAEVICAREDPNPQVSGQGLALLRAAQINVRCGLLAHEAYELNLGFMSRMTRHRPWVRVKIAASLDGRTALPSGESQWITSPAARADSHLWRARACAILTGIGTVRADNPQLTVREIDTPRQPLRVLVDSRLEVPLNAHLLNGHAPLLIVCASLNATQMQKAHALRARGAEVIPLAGHASAQVDLPALLHLLSERGINELQVEAGQGLNGALLQQHCIDELLIYLAPSLLCDAQGMFKLVAPATLAQRVTLSFQSVERVGRDLRILARISVLDDKTEHACAIDTA
- a CDS encoding riboflavin synthase translates to MFTGIVAAIGQIETVSPLGDSAAGVRLAVNPGTLSLDDVSPGDSIALQGACMTVVTKHHAANGCQHFIVDVSRESLVRTAGLDTPGAVNLEKALHAHDRLGGHLVAGHIDGVGAVTHFAPAGESYELRVLAPHALGRYLAYKGSVTVNGVSLTINKVQDLADGCEFSINLIAHTLSVTTLKQLKVGTRVNLEIDLIARYVERILSFSKTSAP
- the ribBA gene encoding bifunctional 3,4-dihydroxy-2-butanone-4-phosphate synthase/GTP cyclohydrolase II, producing MSIASTQEIIAELKAGRMVILVDEEDRENEGDLMLAADFVTPEAINFMIRFARGLVCLTLTQEHCERLNLPLMTPNNGTQYNTAFTVSIEAAQGVTTGVSPADRARTVQAAVARHARATDIVQPGHIFPVAAQPGGVLVRAGHTEAGCDLTRLAGLTPAAVICEVINDDGSMARLPDLIDFATKHALKIGTIADLIQYRSLTESIIERVAERPMHTPYGVFQAVIYRDKSNGAPHIALVHGAPQPDRTTFVRVHEPMSVLDLLEIDAATHSWTLHAALQEVAANECGVIVLMNCSDSKEYLFNAFEACNQPEKAAQLKHRPADFKTYGVGAQILHDLNVGKMHVLSSPRKLHAMSCYGLEVTGFAPMPGVTAVQ
- the nusB gene encoding transcription antitermination factor NusB, translated to MKSARRRSREFAVQGLYQWLLTGADAVAIVTQLQSAPGFGKADREHFDTLLQGVIRDAKTLDTQLTPCIDRPSAELSPIEHAVLLIGAYELTHHIEIPYRVVINEAVEVTKTFGGTDGYKYVNGVLDQLAAQLRAVEIKQAGR
- a CDS encoding lytic transglycosylase domain-containing protein, whose protein sequence is MSVPAVRATLHHSAQISRYFAYLVCFIVISGLILGWLSPALRQAFMVRLAPPVSEISQPARSVLEVKKLAKAMPLSAFEARVRKITSARIAPDARDERALASVEERKWVVDYLARRYRVAREPLNKLVKEAFITGREFGLDPLLLLSVIAIESRFNPYAESGVGAQGLMQVMSKLHADKFEHFGGVAAAFDPLANLKVGALILKDCIVRGGSLAQGLRLYVGATSKYDGIYGAKVQAERERLRNVAQGHDISIHLPQKPSRSIIQAYNKTPRGTALSRPKRPLVATAYAASKNSKKVATATASQPPKILIAPASRAAQLELGGNHQKVDGRGESAELGV
- the ubiD gene encoding 4-hydroxy-3-polyprenylbenzoate decarboxylase is translated as MKYKDLRDFAHQLEALGELRRVSAPISPALEMTALCDRVLRAGGPALLFEKPTGYTMPVLGNLFGTTRRIALGMGIDAAQTETDALASLREIGHLLCALKEPTPPQRLKDAGKLLTLVKAVWDMAPKTISAPPCQEIVWEGNDVDLTQLPIQTCWPDDAGPLITWGLTVTRGPNKARQNLGIYRQQVIGRNQVIMRWLAHRGGALDFREFALAFPGQPYPVAVALGADPATLLGAVTPVPDTLSEYQFAGLLRGGRTELAKCITPGLSALRIPARAEIVLEGFIYPTADATAPGPASYEHALEGPFGDHTGYYNEKALFPVLTIERITMRRQALYHSTYTGKPPDEPAILGVALNEVLVPLLQKQFTEITDFYLPPEGCSYRMALVQIKKSYPGHARRVMFGVWGFLRQFMYTKFIIIVDDDVNLRDWKEVIWAITTRVDPTRDTLLVDHTPIDYLDFASPTAGLGSKMGLDATHKWPGETQREWGRPITMDPAVTRRIDALYEELALAVDGQAQK